In one Oryza glaberrima chromosome 2, OglaRS2, whole genome shotgun sequence genomic region, the following are encoded:
- the LOC127761096 gene encoding uncharacterized protein LOC127761096: MAMITLPVAAHAPSPWLPPSILRLRSTSTTTTIPAAAARSSAPHPLPDELHLVADIRSPHNHIRVADVSRTAAGAGHPLAGARLLLLDAPGNIHSLSFPRSPCPLTSTYLDVFATLPPLLPASASSLAVLGFGAGSAARAVLHFFPDISVHGWEIDPAVVSASRDFFGLAELEAEHAARLSIHVGDALEASADAVAVPGGFDGVLVDLFAGGSVLPELQEMDTWRRIGRRMVAPGGRVMVNCGGPCVEAEEEGRGGEAVKDATLRALTAAFGHGMVSVMDVDESWVAMTGPAVSSAPEEAAAWKAKLPPELRGYVDMWRPCLL, from the coding sequence ATGGCGATGATAACGCTGCCAGTAGCTGCCCACGCTCCGTCGCCATGGCTGCCGCCCTccatcctccgcctccgctccacctccaccaccaccaccatccccgccgccgccgcaagatCCTCCGCTCCCCACCCTCTCCCGGACGAGCTCCACCTCGTCGCCGACATCCGCTCGCCGCACAACCACATCCGCGTCGCCGACGtctcccgcaccgccgccggagccggccaccccctcgccggcgcgcgcctcctcctcctcgacgcgcCGGGCAACATCcactccctctccttccctcgcTCCCCCTGCCCCCTCACCTCCACCTACCTCGACGTCTTCGCCACGCTCCCGCCActcctccccgcctccgcctcgtccctcgccgtcctcggctTCGGCGCGggctccgccgcgcgcgccgtcctCCACTTCTTCCCGGACATCTCCGTCCACGGCTGGGAGATCGACCCCGCCGTGGTCTCCGCCTCCCGCGACTTCTTCGGCCTCGCGGAGCTCGAGGCGGAGcacgccgcccgcctctccaTCCATGTCGGGGACGCGCTCGAGGCCTCGGCCGACGCCGTGGCCGTGCCCGGCGGCTTCGACGGCGTGCTGGTGGACCTGTTCGCCGGCGGGAGCGTGCTCCCGGAGCTCCAGGAGATGGACACGTGGAGGCGGATAGGCCGGCGGATGGTGGCGCCCGGAGGGAGGGTCATGGTGAACTGCGGCGGGCCgtgcgtggaggcggaggaggaggggaggggcggcgaggCCGTCAAGGACGCAACCCTGCGCGCGCTCACGGCGGCGTTCGGGCACGGGATGGTGTCGGTGATGGATGTGGACGAGAGCTGGGTGGCCATGACTGGACCGGCGgtgtcgtcggcgccggaggaggcggcggcgtggaaggCTAAGCTGCCGCCGGAGCTACGGGGATATGTTGATATGTGGAGGCCGTGCTTGCTGTGA